Proteins from one Limanda limanda chromosome 9, fLimLim1.1, whole genome shotgun sequence genomic window:
- the LOC133010100 gene encoding phospholipase A and acyltransferase 4-like, with the protein MEPTCKLKRGDLIEIDRHDGPYQHWAVYIGDDEVVHFVTEGGDSSGSFELLSSSGEVKRENLSVVLRGDRYQINNSLDEKYEARDPSMIVKEACEMVGRVLQYNVLSYNCEHFATEMRYGVAESWQLCI; encoded by the exons ATGGAACCAACG TGTAAACTAAAGAGAGGAGACCTGATCGAGATCGACCGTCATGATGGACCCTATCAGCACTGGGCCGTCTACATCGGAGATGATGAAGTGGTTCATTTTGTTACAGAGG gtgGTGACTCATCAGGCTCGTTTGAGCTGTTGAGCAGCAGCGGAGAGGTGAAGCGTGAGAATCTCAGCGTCGTGCTAAGAGGTGACAGGTACCAGATCAACAATTCGCTGGATGAAAAGTACGAGGCTCGTGATCCTTCCATGATAGTGAAGGAGGCGTGTGAGATGGTGGGCCGCGTGCTACAGTACAACGTGCTTTCTTACAACTGTGAGCACTTTGCTACCGAGATGCGATACGGCGTGGCAGAGTCGTGGCAGTTGTGTATCTAA
- the LOC133010516 gene encoding E3 ubiquitin-protein ligase TRIM39-like produces MASASSLLSEERLLCSICLDVFTDPVSILCGHNFCSSCLHTYWDSGDTCQCPMCKREFSTRPELQVNTFISELADEFKKLVQVRASTPAPQLPALDVLCDFCSEIKEKAVKSCLTCLTSFCESHLEPHRRVARLKGHTLLEPVKNLDDRMCETHNKMTELFCLNEQAFICVLCFTADHKGHNAVPLEEQYEKVAATKDEAQANMQKLIQTRIEKIAEVEKLLDVSQVESEKEEQAAVQVFTELIQSIQASQAELVEAIQQRHRGIKQKGEEVLKELRREVTELRSRSSQLEHLSQSQDHYHFLQSFSTLTTPPHESCPDTDLGPDLSVQATRGHLTRLKQRVDEIMEEIPEIRMKRMREHAVDLTLDPDTAYHSLVISEDGKQVTQEDNIEKDKVTDNPKRFDVYCEVLTKEGFMTGKFYFEVQVKGKIHWIVGVARESVERKNETSVSVEDGYWCILLDEGKYKTTADSELKILKEELQKVGVFVDYNKGEVSFYNVDSKSLIGCITGCCFTEKLYPYFYPGLNDNGRNSAPLIITPVPQTH; encoded by the coding sequence aTGGCTTCAGCCAGctctctgctgtcagaggagaggTTACTGTGTTCCATCTGTCTGGACGTGTTCACAGACCCAGTCTCGATCCTGTGTGGACACAACTTCTGCAGCTCATGTCTCCACACGTACTGGGACAGCGGAGACACTTGCCAGTGTCCCATGTGCAAACGGGAATTCTCCACAAGACCTGAACTTCAAGTCAACACTTTCATCTCAGAGTTAGCTGATGAGTTTAAGAAGTTGGTTCAAGTCAGAGCCTCGACTCCAGCCCCACAGCTTCCAGCGCTTGACGTTCTCTGTGACTTCTgctctgagataaaagaaaaggccGTTAAATCTTGCCTGACGTGTCTGACTTCTTTCTGTGAGTCACACCTGGAGCCGCATCGGAGAGTTGCTCGGCTCAAAGGTCACACGTTATTAGAGCCAGTGAAGAATCTGGACGACAGGATGTGcgagacacacaacaagatgACCGAGCTGTTCTGCTTGAACGAGCAGGCCTTCATTTGCGTCCTGTGTTTTACAGCTGATCACAAGGGTCACAACGCCGTCCCCCTGGAGGAGCAATATGAAAAAGTGGCGGCAACAAAAGACGAGGCACAGGCAAACATGCAGAAGTTGATACAGACACGGATTGAGAAGATAGCGGAGGTCGAAAAATTACTCGATGTCAGCCAGGTAGAGTCTGAAAAAGAGGAACAAGCCGCCGTGCAGGTGTTCACCGAGTTGATCCAGTCCATTCAGGCGAGCCAGGCCGAGCTGGTTGAGGCGATCCagcagaggcacagaggaataaagcaAAAGGGTGAAGAGGTTCTCAAAGAACTGAGGAGGGAAGTGACTGAGCTCAGGAGCCGAAGCAGtcagctggaacatctgtcacagtcacaggatcACTATCATTTCCTCCAGAGCTTCTCGACCTTGACCACACCTCCACACGAGAGCTGTCCCGACACAGACCTCGGCCCTGACCTGTCTGTCCAGGCAACGCGAGGTCACCTGACTCGGCTGAAACAGAGAGTCGATGAAATAATGGAAGAGATTCCTGAGATCAGAATGAAACGAATGAGAGAGCACGCGGTCgacttgacccttgaccccgaCACTGCATATCACTCACTTGTCATAAGCGAAGACGGAAAACAAGTTACACAAGAAGACAACATTGAAAAGGACAAAGTTACAGACAATCCAAAGAGATTTGATGTATATTGTGAGGTTTTGACAAAAGAGGGATTCATGACAGGgaagttttactttgaggtgCAGGTGAAAGGAAAAATACATTGGATCGTTGGCGTGGCCAGGGAGTCGGTGGAGAGAAAGAACGAGACAAGTGTGTCAGTTGAAGATGGATATTGGTGCATTTTATTGGATGAgggcaaatataaaacaactgcaGACTCAGAACTTAAAATATTGAAAGAAGAGCTTCAGAAGGTGGGCGTCTTTGTAGACTACAACAAAGGTGAGGTGTCTTTTTACAATGTAGACTCTAAATCACTCATCGGTTGTATCACAGGCTGCTGCTTTACAGAGAAACTTTATCCGTACTTCTACCCTGGGTTGAATGATAATGGCAGAAACTCCGCCCCTCTCATCATTACACCTGTACCTCAAACTCACTAG